The genomic region TGTCATCAACGCCAATGTTCCGCTCGCGAACATGTTCAAGTACGTCGACAACCTGCGCTCGATGTCTCAGGGCCGCGCTCAGTACACGATGACGTTCGATCATTATTCGCCGGTTCCGTCGAATGTAGCCACTGAAATCCAGGCAAAGTATTCCGGTCAGAAATAACCGGAATACCAATTGACCGAAACAAGAATAATCCCTGTACGGGAAGAGATAACGGAGAGCCGAAATGGCAAAGAGTAAGTTTGAGCGCAACAAGCCGCACGTTAACATCGGCACGATTGGCCACGTTGACCACGGCAAGACGTCTCTGACGGCAGCGATCACCAAGTATTTCGGCGAATACAAGCGTTACGACCAGATCGACGCTGCACCGGAAGAAAAGGCACGCGGCATCACGATCTCGACGGCACACGTCGAATACGAAACGCCTGCCCGTCACTATGCACACGTCGACTGCCCCGGCCACGCCGACTACGTCAAGAACATGATCACCGGTGCTGCCCAGATGGACGGCGCGATCCTGGTCTGCTCGGCCGCCGACGGCCCGATGCCCCAGACCCGCGAGCACATCCTGCTTGCCCGTCAGGTCGGCGTTCCCGCCATCGTCGTGTTCCTGAACAAGGTCGACCAGGTCGACGACGAAGAGCTGCTCGAACTCGTTGAGCTCGAAGTGCGCGAACTTCTGTCGTCCTACGACTTCCCGGGCGACGATATCCCGATCATCAAGGGCTCGGCTCTGGCCGCTCTCGAAGATTCGGACAAGAAGATCGGCGAAGACGCGATCCGCGCTCTGATGGCTGCTGTCGACGAATACATCCCGACGCCTGAGCGTCCGATCAACCTGCCGTTCCTGCTGCCGATCGAAGACGTGTTCTCGATCTCCGGCCGTGGTACGGTCGTGACCGGTCGCGTCGAGCGCGGCATCGTCAAGGTCGGCGAAGAAGTCGAAATCGTCGGCATCCGCGCAACGGCCAAGACGACGGTTACCGGCGTTGAAATGTTCCGCAAGCTGCTCGATCAGGGCCAGGCTGGCGACAACATCGGCGCGCTGATCCGCGGCGTCACCCGTGACGGCGTCGAGCGTGGCCAGATTCTGTGCAAGCCAGGTTCGGTCAAGCCACACAAGAAGTTCATGGCTGAAGCCTACATCCTGACGAAGGAAGAAGGCGGCCGTCATACACCGTTCTTCACCAACTATCGTCCGCAGTTCTACTTCCGCACGACGGACGTGACGGGCATCGTCTCCCTGCCGGAAGGCACGGAAATGGTCATGCCTGGCGACAACGTCACTGTTGCTGTCGAACTGATCGTGCCGATCGCCATGGAAGAAAAGCTGCGCTTCGCTATCCGCGAAGGCGGCCGTACCGTCGGCGCCGGCATCGTAGCCTCGATCGTCGAGTAATAACGGACGGCTGCCGCGCAAGCGGCAGCCGATACCGTGACAATAATATGAAGCAGGGGGCCTTGGCCGCTTGCTTATGACACGGAAATGTAGCAAATGGCGCGCAGGCG from Rhizobium tumorigenes harbors:
- the tuf gene encoding elongation factor Tu yields the protein MAKSKFERNKPHVNIGTIGHVDHGKTSLTAAITKYFGEYKRYDQIDAAPEEKARGITISTAHVEYETPARHYAHVDCPGHADYVKNMITGAAQMDGAILVCSAADGPMPQTREHILLARQVGVPAIVVFLNKVDQVDDEELLELVELEVRELLSSYDFPGDDIPIIKGSALAALEDSDKKIGEDAIRALMAAVDEYIPTPERPINLPFLLPIEDVFSISGRGTVVTGRVERGIVKVGEEVEIVGIRATAKTTVTGVEMFRKLLDQGQAGDNIGALIRGVTRDGVERGQILCKPGSVKPHKKFMAEAYILTKEEGGRHTPFFTNYRPQFYFRTTDVTGIVSLPEGTEMVMPGDNVTVAVELIVPIAMEEKLRFAIREGGRTVGAGIVASIVE